One region of Corvus moneduloides isolate bCorMon1 chromosome 1, bCorMon1.pri, whole genome shotgun sequence genomic DNA includes:
- the XRCC2 gene encoding DNA repair protein XRCC2 isoform X2: MGDAFGGAESGTQLLARLEGRSSLKNLEPYLFAEEGSPVHGDVIEFHGPEGTGKTEMLYHLIARCIIPKAEGGLEVEVMFVDTDYHFDMLRLVTVLENRLAQGTEETIKQCLGRLFLVSCNSSTQLLLTLYSLENLFCAHPSLCVLLLDSLSAFYWIDRSNGGESLTLQEMNLKKCANFLEKLVTQHHLILFATTQTLMQKSANSAESFLPLKIPHETDTDYRPYLCKSWQQMVTHRIFFSKQCNSGNSKGFTVVSCHLKRNQIVKRSFSVAECGVQF, encoded by the exons ttgcTTGCACGACTTGAGGGCAGAAGTTCTCTGAAGAATCTCGAACCTTATCTGTTTGCTGAGGAAGGATCTCCTGTCCATG GAGATGTTATTGAATTCCATGGCCCAGAAGggacaggaaaaacagaaatgctttATCACCTAATAGCTCGCTGCATCATTCCCAAAGCAGAAGGAGGACTGGAAGTAGAAGTCATGTTTGTTGACACAGATTACCATTTCGATATGCTCCGGCTGGTCACTGTTCTTGAGAACAGACTGGCACAAGGGACTGAAGAAACGATAAAGCAATGCCTGGGAAGGCTTTTCCTTGTGAGCTGCAATAGTAGCACTCAGTTACTCCTCACTCTCTACTCTCTAGAAAACCTATTCTGCGCTCACCCCTCGCTCTGTGTTTTGCTCTTAGACAGTTTATCAGCGTTTTATTGGATAGACAGAAGCAACGGAGGGGAGAGTCTTACCTTGCAGGAGATGAACCTGAAGAAATGTGCTAACTTCCTTGAAAAGCTTGTGACACAGCACCACTTGATCCTCTTTGCAACAACACAGACACTAATGCAGAAATCTGCAAACTCTGCAGAAAGctttttacctttaaaaattCCACATGAAACTGATACAGACTACAGACCATATCTCTGTAAATCATGGCAGCAAATGGTAACCCACAGGATATTTTTCTCTAAGCAGTGTAATTCTGGCAACAGCAAAGGTTTTACTGTAGTTTCTTGCCACCTCAAAAGAAACCAGATAGTAAAACGTTCATTTAGCGTTGCAGAATGTGGAGTTCAGTTTTAA